In Cheilinus undulatus linkage group 24, ASM1832078v1, whole genome shotgun sequence, a single window of DNA contains:
- the LOC121506079 gene encoding rho GTPase-activating protein 20-like isoform X2 — MQTQDRHLFLFSDILVVAKAKSANHFKQKAQVCLCEMWTAGCLDEVCEGSTFPEKSFVMGWPTCNCVAVFSSADQKERWLSLLKSRIKDEKEKEEPKTIPLRVYGKGINTFAVTKTLAVSNSDSTNEVIRLALQQFGIIGNVKDFQLWVISKRDNCVYPLIGHEFPFSIQMSHVRHTMATGGSRDMPASPADRQRAMQVEQMQVYKQCQFILKPRPTETQHPSAEMCKKPYKRRRSLITWAFWRGSSYNLNELSEASQGRLFCQPLSTICVDNKLPKPIMDMLVFLYHEGSCTRGIFRRPAGARAVRELRDSLDLGVFQLPLTKDNIFIIAGVFKDFLRSIPGSLLCCELHEEWMDVLDEDDDEEEQVQDVQRMVFRLPKENILLLRYLLAMLHGIQGNAQENQMTSFNLSVCIAPSMLWPPGMPCSPEVEGEGTRKVCELVKFMIEHCQQILGENPSNLFGGPPQRVATEEMGSDWLYPMTDSSYDSLENDLDNSSGGSPGFYGREPFKPNALQGSLDSILTFSDYDQDTEPDTQQKLEPSKRAQIRTQEPNLCCPRQNPTVNTSSNLEWRSLDPRHRQRRRRCSEPAISYMNKFQPSADALTGEDEDDEEEFCKKPISQAFPPSRDYSSKKGHGSILNYHDLRSEALKESPPISPAPTDSSLDSPCSDHSWLTKRREKNVFYSTSSTAPSFVPSTAFTGSSALTSATSQKACPPKEPQNFAAGKGCCNVHPKSWLMRSQRMSRSQEDNLDKDQDMTGEGTVKLLTFGKLSSEKGKVAEIGGGLVSSGHGESETTQTVSKDAEGKGHVGEWPSQETRNPRQLKMSSSPPSHHRSTGSLHMPMSPWVWSPESAKQVSDGGTTVKSEGNLLKEQSTSFFYNQDRLSLSVLKENKPHSIDEGYKAKVNQRRVSEPMRQVVERVSSFTRARLPSDPGLRVTDVDWQGETSEARFCLTPFATKAVKEYFSSHPRSNPQSSQQVALALVESRREWVKRCSDAKAEPDFDQLLFAEESFV, encoded by the exons ATGCAAACCCAGGACAGACACCTCTTCCTCTTCAGCGACATACTTGTGGTTGCCAAAGCCAA GTCAGCCAACCACTTCAAGCAGAAGGCgcaggtgtgtctgtgtgagatgTGGACAGCGGGGTGCTTGGACGAGGTGTGTGAGGGGAGCACGTTTCCAGAGAAGAGCTTCGTCATGGGCTGGCCCACCTGCAACTGTGTCGCTGTGTTTAG CTCAGCAGATCAGAAGGAGAGGTGGCTGTCCCTCCTCAAGAG TCGGATAAAAGACGAGAAGGAGAAGGAAGAACCCAAAACAATCCCACTCAGAGTCTACGGGAAGGGAATTAACACATTTGCTGTT ACAAAGACGCTCGCTGTGAGCAACTCTGACTCAACCAATGAGGTGATCCGGCTCGCTTTGCAGCAGTTTGGCATCATT GGAAATGTGAAAGACTTCCAGCTTTGGGTCATCTCCAAGAGGGACAACTGTGTTTATCCTCTAATCG GTCATGAGTTTCCCTTCAGTATCCAGATGAGTCATGTGAGACACACCATGGCGACAGGAGGCAGCAGAGATATGCCTGCGTCACCTGCAGACAGGCAGCGGGCCATGCAGGTGGAGCAGATGCAGGTGTACAAGCAGTGCCAGTTCATCCTGAAGCCTCGTCCCACTGAAACACAGCACCCCTCTGCAG AGATGTGTAAGAAGCCGTATAAGAGGAGGCGTTCCCTCATCACCTGGGCCTTTTGGCGGGGATCCTCCTACAACCTGAATGAGTTATCAGAGGCCTCTCAAGGCCGCCTGTTCTGCCAGCCGCTCAGCACTATTTGTGTAGACAACAAGCTTCCAAAGCCTATCATG GACATGTTGGTCTTCCTGTACCATGAGGGTTCATGCACTCGGGGGATCTTCCGTCGTCCGGCGGGAGCTCGAGCAGTCAGAGAGCTGCGGGACTCTCTGGATTTAGGAGTTTTTCAACTTCCTCTGACGAAGGATAACATCTTCATCATCGCTGGTGTCTTCAAG GATTTCCTGCGCAGCATCCCAGGTAGCTTGTTGTGCTGTGAGCTTCATGAAGAGTGGATGGATGTGCTGGATGAAGATGACGATGAGGAGGAACAAGTGCAGGATGTACAGAG GATGGTTTTCCGCCTCCCCAAAGAAAACATTCTCCTGCTACGCTACCTGTTAGCAATGCTGCACGGCATCCAAGGCAATGCCCAGGAGAACCAGATGACCAGTTTTAACCTATCAGTGTGCATagctcccagcatgctttggcCTCCTGGAATGCCTTGTAGCCCTGAGGTGGAAGGAGAAGGAACTAGGAAG GTCTGTGAGCTGGTGAAGTTCATGATCGAACACTGTCAGCAGATTCTGGGAGAAAATCCATCAAACCTGTTTGGAGGACCACCACAAAGAGTCGCCACTGAAGAGATGGGATCAG ACTGGCTGTACCCCATGACCGACTCTTCCTACGACAGTCTAGAGAACGATTTAGACAACAGCAGTGGTGGTTCTCCAGGCTTCTACGGCAGAGAGCCGTTTAAACCCAACGCTCTCCAAGGCAGCCTGGACTCCATCTTAACGTTTAGCGACTACGACCAAGACACAGAGCCAGACACGCAGCAGAAGTTAGAACCATCGAAAAGAGCACAAATCAGGACACAGGAACCAAATCTCTGCTGTCCGAGACAGAACCCGACTGTGAACACATCGTCCAACTTGGAGTGGCGGTCCCTTGATCCTCGGCACAGACAGCGGAGGCGGCGGTGCTCTGAACCAGCCATATCATACATGAACAAGTTTCAGCCAAGCGCTGACGCTCTCACTGGTGAGGACGAAGACGATGAAGAGGAGTTTTGCAAGAAACCAATCAGCCAGGCATTCCCTCCATCCAgagattacagcagcaaaaaaggacATGGGTCGATATTGAACTATCATGATCTGAGATCAGAAGCTCTAAAGGAGAGTCCACCCATCTCCCCTGCACCCACTGACTCCTCCTTGGATTCCCCTTGCAGCGATCACAGCTGGTTGACGAAGCGGAGGGAGAAGAACGTATTTTACTCCACTTCTTCAACCGCTCCATCCTTTGTCCCCTCTACAGCCTTTACTGGAAGCTCTGCTCTAACCTCAGCAACTTCTCAAAAAGCCTGCCCACCCAAAGAACCACAAAACTTTGCAGCTGGGAAAGGCTGCTGCAATGTCCACCCAAAGTCTTGGCTTATGAGAAGCCAGAGGATGTCACGCAGCCAAGAAGACAACTTGGACAAGGACCAGGACATGACTGGG GAAGGAACTGTTAAGTTGCTCACCTTTGGGAAACTCTCCTCAGAGAAAGGTAAAGTAGCTGAGATCGGAGGAGGACTTGTTTCCAGTGGTCATGGCGAGTCCGAAACTACCCAAACAGTCTCAAAAGATGCAGAAGGAAAAGGACACGTAGGAGAGTGGCCAAGCCAGGAGACTCGCAATCCTCGACAGCTTAAGATGTCATCCAGCCCCCCTTCCCACCACCGCTCTACAGGTAGTCTCCATATGCCAATGTCCCCCTGGGTATGGTCTCCAGAGTCAGCCAAGCAGGTCAGTGACGGTGGCACCACAGTAAAAAGTGAAGGGAATCTGCTGAAGGAGCAATCGACATCCTTCTTTTACAATCAGGATCGGTTATCTCTATCCGTACTCAAGGAAAACAAGCCGCATTCCATTGACGAGGGATACAAAGCCAAAGTCAACCAACGCCGGGTGTCTGAACCAATGCGGCAGGTCGTAGAGCGAGTCTCAAGCTTCACAAGGGCGAGGCTGCCCAGCGATCCAGGACTGAGGGTGACTGATGTGGACTGGCAGGGAGAGACGTCAGAGGCCCGGTTCTGCCTCACCCCTTTCGCCACTAAAGCAGTGAAGGAGTACTTCTCCTCCCACCCGCGCAGCAACCCCCAGAGCAGCCAGCAGGTGGCACTCGCCTTGGTGGAGAGTCGCAGGGAATGGGTTAAGAGATGCAGCGATGCAAAGGCAGAACCAGACTTTGACCAGCTTCTGTTCGCTGAAGAATCCTTCGTTTAA
- the LOC121506079 gene encoding rho GTPase-activating protein 20-like isoform X1: protein MDNMSPQQDSLGGLQENRRRLKSMTYRRQSAPSLVITKALNRSKTLSRDSFVIPVVPESCPLVQCLLAGSDRSFLLHGHAQLKTGMQTQDRHLFLFSDILVVAKAKSANHFKQKAQVCLCEMWTAGCLDEVCEGSTFPEKSFVMGWPTCNCVAVFSSADQKERWLSLLKSRIKDEKEKEEPKTIPLRVYGKGINTFAVTKTLAVSNSDSTNEVIRLALQQFGIIGNVKDFQLWVISKRDNCVYPLIGHEFPFSIQMSHVRHTMATGGSRDMPASPADRQRAMQVEQMQVYKQCQFILKPRPTETQHPSAEMCKKPYKRRRSLITWAFWRGSSYNLNELSEASQGRLFCQPLSTICVDNKLPKPIMDMLVFLYHEGSCTRGIFRRPAGARAVRELRDSLDLGVFQLPLTKDNIFIIAGVFKDFLRSIPGSLLCCELHEEWMDVLDEDDDEEEQVQDVQRMVFRLPKENILLLRYLLAMLHGIQGNAQENQMTSFNLSVCIAPSMLWPPGMPCSPEVEGEGTRKVCELVKFMIEHCQQILGENPSNLFGGPPQRVATEEMGSDWLYPMTDSSYDSLENDLDNSSGGSPGFYGREPFKPNALQGSLDSILTFSDYDQDTEPDTQQKLEPSKRAQIRTQEPNLCCPRQNPTVNTSSNLEWRSLDPRHRQRRRRCSEPAISYMNKFQPSADALTGEDEDDEEEFCKKPISQAFPPSRDYSSKKGHGSILNYHDLRSEALKESPPISPAPTDSSLDSPCSDHSWLTKRREKNVFYSTSSTAPSFVPSTAFTGSSALTSATSQKACPPKEPQNFAAGKGCCNVHPKSWLMRSQRMSRSQEDNLDKDQDMTGEGTVKLLTFGKLSSEKGKVAEIGGGLVSSGHGESETTQTVSKDAEGKGHVGEWPSQETRNPRQLKMSSSPPSHHRSTGSLHMPMSPWVWSPESAKQVSDGGTTVKSEGNLLKEQSTSFFYNQDRLSLSVLKENKPHSIDEGYKAKVNQRRVSEPMRQVVERVSSFTRARLPSDPGLRVTDVDWQGETSEARFCLTPFATKAVKEYFSSHPRSNPQSSQQVALALVESRREWVKRCSDAKAEPDFDQLLFAEESFV, encoded by the exons AGACAGCTTTGTGATTCCTGTGGTCCCCGAGTCCTGCCCGCTGGTCCAGTGTTTACTCGCCGGCTCCGATAGGTCATTCCTCCTCCATGGACATGCTCAGTTGAAAACCGGGATGCAAACCCAGGACAGACACCTCTTCCTCTTCAGCGACATACTTGTGGTTGCCAAAGCCAA GTCAGCCAACCACTTCAAGCAGAAGGCgcaggtgtgtctgtgtgagatgTGGACAGCGGGGTGCTTGGACGAGGTGTGTGAGGGGAGCACGTTTCCAGAGAAGAGCTTCGTCATGGGCTGGCCCACCTGCAACTGTGTCGCTGTGTTTAG CTCAGCAGATCAGAAGGAGAGGTGGCTGTCCCTCCTCAAGAG TCGGATAAAAGACGAGAAGGAGAAGGAAGAACCCAAAACAATCCCACTCAGAGTCTACGGGAAGGGAATTAACACATTTGCTGTT ACAAAGACGCTCGCTGTGAGCAACTCTGACTCAACCAATGAGGTGATCCGGCTCGCTTTGCAGCAGTTTGGCATCATT GGAAATGTGAAAGACTTCCAGCTTTGGGTCATCTCCAAGAGGGACAACTGTGTTTATCCTCTAATCG GTCATGAGTTTCCCTTCAGTATCCAGATGAGTCATGTGAGACACACCATGGCGACAGGAGGCAGCAGAGATATGCCTGCGTCACCTGCAGACAGGCAGCGGGCCATGCAGGTGGAGCAGATGCAGGTGTACAAGCAGTGCCAGTTCATCCTGAAGCCTCGTCCCACTGAAACACAGCACCCCTCTGCAG AGATGTGTAAGAAGCCGTATAAGAGGAGGCGTTCCCTCATCACCTGGGCCTTTTGGCGGGGATCCTCCTACAACCTGAATGAGTTATCAGAGGCCTCTCAAGGCCGCCTGTTCTGCCAGCCGCTCAGCACTATTTGTGTAGACAACAAGCTTCCAAAGCCTATCATG GACATGTTGGTCTTCCTGTACCATGAGGGTTCATGCACTCGGGGGATCTTCCGTCGTCCGGCGGGAGCTCGAGCAGTCAGAGAGCTGCGGGACTCTCTGGATTTAGGAGTTTTTCAACTTCCTCTGACGAAGGATAACATCTTCATCATCGCTGGTGTCTTCAAG GATTTCCTGCGCAGCATCCCAGGTAGCTTGTTGTGCTGTGAGCTTCATGAAGAGTGGATGGATGTGCTGGATGAAGATGACGATGAGGAGGAACAAGTGCAGGATGTACAGAG GATGGTTTTCCGCCTCCCCAAAGAAAACATTCTCCTGCTACGCTACCTGTTAGCAATGCTGCACGGCATCCAAGGCAATGCCCAGGAGAACCAGATGACCAGTTTTAACCTATCAGTGTGCATagctcccagcatgctttggcCTCCTGGAATGCCTTGTAGCCCTGAGGTGGAAGGAGAAGGAACTAGGAAG GTCTGTGAGCTGGTGAAGTTCATGATCGAACACTGTCAGCAGATTCTGGGAGAAAATCCATCAAACCTGTTTGGAGGACCACCACAAAGAGTCGCCACTGAAGAGATGGGATCAG ACTGGCTGTACCCCATGACCGACTCTTCCTACGACAGTCTAGAGAACGATTTAGACAACAGCAGTGGTGGTTCTCCAGGCTTCTACGGCAGAGAGCCGTTTAAACCCAACGCTCTCCAAGGCAGCCTGGACTCCATCTTAACGTTTAGCGACTACGACCAAGACACAGAGCCAGACACGCAGCAGAAGTTAGAACCATCGAAAAGAGCACAAATCAGGACACAGGAACCAAATCTCTGCTGTCCGAGACAGAACCCGACTGTGAACACATCGTCCAACTTGGAGTGGCGGTCCCTTGATCCTCGGCACAGACAGCGGAGGCGGCGGTGCTCTGAACCAGCCATATCATACATGAACAAGTTTCAGCCAAGCGCTGACGCTCTCACTGGTGAGGACGAAGACGATGAAGAGGAGTTTTGCAAGAAACCAATCAGCCAGGCATTCCCTCCATCCAgagattacagcagcaaaaaaggacATGGGTCGATATTGAACTATCATGATCTGAGATCAGAAGCTCTAAAGGAGAGTCCACCCATCTCCCCTGCACCCACTGACTCCTCCTTGGATTCCCCTTGCAGCGATCACAGCTGGTTGACGAAGCGGAGGGAGAAGAACGTATTTTACTCCACTTCTTCAACCGCTCCATCCTTTGTCCCCTCTACAGCCTTTACTGGAAGCTCTGCTCTAACCTCAGCAACTTCTCAAAAAGCCTGCCCACCCAAAGAACCACAAAACTTTGCAGCTGGGAAAGGCTGCTGCAATGTCCACCCAAAGTCTTGGCTTATGAGAAGCCAGAGGATGTCACGCAGCCAAGAAGACAACTTGGACAAGGACCAGGACATGACTGGG GAAGGAACTGTTAAGTTGCTCACCTTTGGGAAACTCTCCTCAGAGAAAGGTAAAGTAGCTGAGATCGGAGGAGGACTTGTTTCCAGTGGTCATGGCGAGTCCGAAACTACCCAAACAGTCTCAAAAGATGCAGAAGGAAAAGGACACGTAGGAGAGTGGCCAAGCCAGGAGACTCGCAATCCTCGACAGCTTAAGATGTCATCCAGCCCCCCTTCCCACCACCGCTCTACAGGTAGTCTCCATATGCCAATGTCCCCCTGGGTATGGTCTCCAGAGTCAGCCAAGCAGGTCAGTGACGGTGGCACCACAGTAAAAAGTGAAGGGAATCTGCTGAAGGAGCAATCGACATCCTTCTTTTACAATCAGGATCGGTTATCTCTATCCGTACTCAAGGAAAACAAGCCGCATTCCATTGACGAGGGATACAAAGCCAAAGTCAACCAACGCCGGGTGTCTGAACCAATGCGGCAGGTCGTAGAGCGAGTCTCAAGCTTCACAAGGGCGAGGCTGCCCAGCGATCCAGGACTGAGGGTGACTGATGTGGACTGGCAGGGAGAGACGTCAGAGGCCCGGTTCTGCCTCACCCCTTTCGCCACTAAAGCAGTGAAGGAGTACTTCTCCTCCCACCCGCGCAGCAACCCCCAGAGCAGCCAGCAGGTGGCACTCGCCTTGGTGGAGAGTCGCAGGGAATGGGTTAAGAGATGCAGCGATGCAAAGGCAGAACCAGACTTTGACCAGCTTCTGTTCGCTGAAGAATCCTTCGTTTAA